From the genome of Methanothrix soehngenii GP6:
CCGTACGGCCTGCAGACCTATTGCCCCCCGAATATGAGGAGGCAAAGAAAGCAGTTGACGCCCTCGGCCTCGCCAAGAAGGAGGAGGATTACCTCACATACGCCCTCTATCCCCAGGTGGCCCTGAAGTTCCTCAAGGGAGCAGCCACAGAGGAATCCCTGGTTAAAAAAGATATGGCATCGGATCTGGGAGCTTCCCTAAAAGCCGAGCCCCTGGCCCTCAATGTCGAGATCGATGGCGAGGCCTATCTGGTCAAGGTGGCTCCAGCGGGCATGACCATTCAAGAAGCCCAGCCCAAGGCTCCCACTGATGGGGTGACCGTTCCCATGCAGGGCGTGGTCATCCGCTATAAGGTCAAGAAGGGCGACCGGGTGGCCAAAGGGGATCCAGTAGCAGTCCTGGAAGCGATGAAGATGGAGCAGAATATCCTGGCCAATAAGGATGGCAAGATAAGAGAGATCTATGTCAAAGAAGGGACTACAGTCGCTCCCGGCGATGTCTTGATATCCATTGAGTAGAGGAACCCTAAATCCGAGAGGAATGAATATTGACAGTTAAGAGAGAACAGGTGCTCATTGAGGCTCTGCCTTACATTCGGGAGTTCTATGATTCCATCATGGTCTTCAAGATCGGCGGCTCTATCATGTCCGACACCGCAGTGCTGGAGGACTTCATTCAGGATGTGGTGCTCCTGCGCTATATCGGCATCCATCCCATCATCGTTCATGGGGGCGGCCCGGAGATATCCCAGGCCATGGAGAAGTTCGGCAAGAAGGCGGAGTTCGTAGGCGGCCTGCGGGTGACCGATCGGGAGACCCTGAGCATTGCCCGCATGGTCTTGCTTGGTCACATCAATGCAGAGCTTGTCAACCTCATCGGCAAGCATGGGGGCAAGGGCATAGGCCTATCCGGCCAGGACGGCATGTTCCTGAAGGCCAAGAAGAAAGCTCTGCAGATGGTGGAGGGAAAGGAGCCTGTGGACCTGGGATTTGTGGGAGACGTGGAGAAGGTGGACCCGGAGATCCTGATGATCATGGCAGGAAAGGGCTACATCCCGGTTATATCCCCCATTGCCACCGATGATCAGGGAAATAACTTCAATGTCAATGCCGACACCGCTGCGGGAGCAGTAGCTATAGCCATGAGGGCGAAGAAGTTCTTCTCCATCACCGATGTGGAAGGAGTGCGCATGAATCCGGATGATCCGGCGAGCGTCATCTCCGAGTTCCCTGCTTCGGACTTCGGCCGGCTGGTGGCCGAGGGCATAATCAAGGGGGGAATGATCCCCAAGGTGGAGGCATGTGTATCGGTGGTGCGGAGTGGAGTGGAGAAAGCCCATATAATCGATGGCAGAAAGCACCATGCCATCCTGTTGGAGCTGCTCACCACAGAAGGAATCGGTACGATGATCAGCAGAAGCTGAATTGTGCTGCTATAACAATAGATCTGGGCATCTTCAGGATGGCAGGATGACGCTTTCGGCGTCCCTCCTGCCCGGGACTCATTTTATGCAATCAACCCTCATCGGTATCGCAATGATCTCCCTCTTGGACCTCTTCTTCCACCGCAGCCTCCTGGGGGCTGATCTTGCCGATCTTCACCCAGTAGTCTTTGATAGCAGCGCGCAGGGCATCGGCCCCCAGGTTTGAGCAATGCAGCTTTTGCGGGGGCAGCCCGCCAAGCTCACCGGCTACATCATCGCGGGTGATCTTGATCGCCTCGTCCAAGATCTTACCCTTTGCCATCTCCGTGACCATACTGGAGACGGCTATGGCCGAGCCGCAGCCAAAGGTCCTGAACTTGATATCGTCGATCCGGTCGTCCTTGACGTTGATGAAGATCTCCATGAGATCCCCACAGACGGGATTTCCCACTTTGCCGTAGCCGTCAGGATTCTCGATCACCCCCACGTTCCTGGGGTTCATGAAGTGATCCATAACTGTCTCATTGTAGCCTATCTGTGCCATCCATCTATCACCTTTCGCCATCACAAAATTTTATTTTATTGGAATGATTGGATCATCATCCAGCCTAGGTAGGCATTGATGATCATAAGAGCTATGGTCATCCGGCCGGACCATCTATGAATTGTCTGCAGCCTTTTATCCCTTTTCTTCAGCTGGATGAAACCCAGAACGGGAGTTAAGATCACCATTAAGGAGACGATGATGCCGAGATAGGCATGAGGTCCTCCTGGGGGCTGCAATCCCGCGCTTGCTGAGACCATATAGATGGCGACGGTAATCCCGGAAAGGGTCAATGCGGCTCCGGCGATCCCCAGGGTCCTATGAGCCTTCAACCACCATCTCTTCCCTTTCAGGTACCTAGCACAGACCATTCCCGCTATTAGGAAGAGAAGGCCGGATAACACCAGGAGGGCATGGTAAGGAAAGAGGATCAAGATCTTATCCTCGATGGGCTCGAGCTCATTTGCCGAGGCGGCTATGAGTGAGGAAGACGCTGCCAGCAATGCAATCGCCAGCCAGGATAATCGGAAAAAGATGCCTTTGCTGTTCATGACTGCCACCTTGCGGATCACTATGAAGGATATGCTACGTGAACTCCTCCCACGGCCTAAAGGCCGGGGCTTCCCTGCTGCTTCTTCGCTTTTACGCCGTCATAGCCCTCTGGCATCGGGGCGCGTTTCGCGGGAATTTTCGGTTTTCGTTTCATTGGCCCAAACTTGCATCAGATTCGCAATGCAGAGGTTCAGATCTCATCGGACAGGTTCGGGGTGTTCCCTCCCTACTCTGTGGAATCGTCTGGCGAATTCAAAATCTCCCCGAGGGAGAAGTGATCGATCATCCAAGTAGCACTTGAAGCCTGCATGGAATCATATCTTAGTTAAGTGGAGGGAACGATGAGATATATAGTTGTTCTGCGCGGACAAATGTAATTGGGGCAAAGGACTCCGCTTTCATCCTGTTGCGACTTCGTCGCAACTCCCCCGGACTCGCAGTCCGGGAGATCCACCCTGAAGGATGGGGACTTCCCGCTTCGTCCTTCGCAATCCTACAAGTTAAACAGAGAAGAATTCTTCAATATGTTATATGATAGCACCAATGCGAGGGGCTTTATACAATCAAAGATAAAGACAAATTATTTGCATTGAATTGCACAGGGTGATTTGATGGAAGACTTCTCTATCCTCATAGGCGGCATCGCCGGTGACGGCATAAACGAGGCGGGTCTGACTGCCGCCCGGCTCATGAACCGCCTGGGCTATCGCATATTCATGTACTACGACTATCCCTCTCTGATCAAAGGCGGGCACAACTTCTCGATGGTCAGAGCCTCATCCGAGAGGATCGGCGTCTGCAGAGATGAGATAGACCTGCTCATCGCCCTCAATCAGGATACCGTGGATAGACATTCCGGCCGCCTCAAGGAGGGCTCAATTTTCATTTTCGATGCAGATAACGTAATGGGAGAGGGCATAGCCGAGAAGAGCTGCGGCATTTCCGTCACCGGCATCCTGAAAGAGGAGGGGGCCCCTTCAGTTATGAAGAACAGCTGCATTCTGGGTGCCTTTTGTCATGCGGTAGGCATCGAATGGACGGTGCTGGAAGAGGTCTTGAAAAAGCATATCCCAAAGAAGCTGGAACTGAACCTCAAGGTCGCCCGCCGGGGATATGACCAGGCCTCGGAGTTCTGCCGCATCGCATGGCTGGACAACAGTCCTGAGCCCATCATCACCGGCAACCAGGCCATCAGCCTGGGCCTGATCAGGGCAGGTCTTGAGGCCTATGTGGCCTATCCCATGACCCCATCCTCGGCCATTCTTGACTTCATGGCCAATTCGGCGGAGGAGTTCGGCCTGAAGGTCGTCCATCCGGAGAGCGAGATCGCCGTGATCCTCATGGCAGAGGGATTCGCCTATGCCGGTGTCCGGGCGGCGGTGGGGACCTCAGGAGGAGGATTCTGTCTCATGACCGAGGCCCTCAGCCTGGCGGGGATGGCTGAGATCCCCCTGGCCATCGTCGTGGCTCAGAGGACCGGGCCCTCAACCGGCCTTCCCACTTATACCGCACAGGGCGACCTGCATTTTGTAATCAATGCCGGCCAGGGGGAGTTTCCCAGGTTGGTGATCGCCCCGGGTGACGCAGAGGATGCATATCTCTGGTCTGCTGCAGCCTTGAACCTGGCCTGGAAATATCAGATTCCCGCGTTTATCCTCTCGGATAAGATCGTCAGCGAGAGCCAGTATAGCCTTGACCTCGGGCTTACAGGAAAGGCAGAGACTGCTCGACCGGCACAGCTATGGAATGAGCAGGGTGACTACCATCGCTACCGCCACTCCGATACCGGCGTCTCTCCACTGGCCTATCCTCCTCAGAGGGGGCAGGTGATAAAGGCGGACAGCTATGCGCACGATGCCACAGGCATAACCACTGAGGACCCTCAGATAACAAGGGAGATGAGCGACAAAAGAGTGCTCAAGGCTCAATCCCTGGCCAGGGAATTGGAGGGATACGAGACTGTGAAGCTCTTAGGTGATGAGAGGAGCAGGACCTGCCTCTTGTTTTGGGGCTCGAACAAGGGGGTATGCAAAGAGGCCGCCGATAGTCTGGGACTGAGGGCAGTTCAGGTGTTGGTTCTCTGGCCATTCCCTGAGAATAGGCTAAAGGATGCCCTCAGGGGTGTGGAGAGGCTGATCGCTGTGGAATGCAATGCCACAGGCCAGCTGGCAACTCTATGCCGCCAGTATGGCATCGATGTCGATGATCGAATCCTGAAATACGACGGCCGGCCTTTTTCCCTGAACGATCTTGAAATCGAGCTGGAAAGGAGGGAAGCATGAAGCCTCAGGACCTATCCACCACTGCCCGCAATACCTGGTGTCCCGGCTGCGGTAACTTCTCCATTCTGAATGCAATAAAAGCGGTCCTCGCCCGAATGGACGAGGAGGGATTCCCAGTAGAGAACACCGTCCTGGTTTCGGGCATCGGCTGCCACGGCAAGATCGTGGACTATCTGGATGTGAACAGCTTCTACTCCATCCACGGCCGGACCATTCCCGTCGCCACAGGCATAAAGCTGGCCAACCCCGATCTGAATGTGATCTGCTTCTCTGGAGACGGCGACAGCCTGGCTGAGG
Proteins encoded in this window:
- the argB gene encoding acetylglutamate kinase; the encoded protein is MTVKREQVLIEALPYIREFYDSIMVFKIGGSIMSDTAVLEDFIQDVVLLRYIGIHPIIVHGGGPEISQAMEKFGKKAEFVGGLRVTDRETLSIARMVLLGHINAELVNLIGKHGGKGIGLSGQDGMFLKAKKKALQMVEGKEPVDLGFVGDVEKVDPEILMIMAGKGYIPVISPIATDDQGNNFNVNADTAAGAVAIAMRAKKFFSITDVEGVRMNPDDPASVISEFPASDFGRLVAEGIIKGGMIPKVEACVSVVRSGVEKAHIIDGRKHHAILLELLTTEGIGTMISRS
- the nifU gene encoding Fe-S cluster assembly scaffold protein NifU, with protein sequence MAQIGYNETVMDHFMNPRNVGVIENPDGYGKVGNPVCGDLMEIFINVKDDRIDDIKFRTFGCGSAIAVSSMVTEMAKGKILDEAIKITRDDVAGELGGLPPQKLHCSNLGADALRAAIKDYWVKIGKISPQEAAVEEEVQEGDHCDTDEG
- a CDS encoding cytochrome b561 domain-containing protein: MNSKGIFFRLSWLAIALLAASSSLIAASANELEPIEDKILILFPYHALLVLSGLLFLIAGMVCARYLKGKRWWLKAHRTLGIAGAALTLSGITVAIYMVSASAGLQPPGGPHAYLGIIVSLMVILTPVLGFIQLKKRDKRLQTIHRWSGRMTIALMIINAYLGWMMIQSFQ
- a CDS encoding 2-oxoacid:acceptor oxidoreductase subunit alpha, whose product is MEDFSILIGGIAGDGINEAGLTAARLMNRLGYRIFMYYDYPSLIKGGHNFSMVRASSERIGVCRDEIDLLIALNQDTVDRHSGRLKEGSIFIFDADNVMGEGIAEKSCGISVTGILKEEGAPSVMKNSCILGAFCHAVGIEWTVLEEVLKKHIPKKLELNLKVARRGYDQASEFCRIAWLDNSPEPIITGNQAISLGLIRAGLEAYVAYPMTPSSAILDFMANSAEEFGLKVVHPESEIAVILMAEGFAYAGVRAAVGTSGGGFCLMTEALSLAGMAEIPLAIVVAQRTGPSTGLPTYTAQGDLHFVINAGQGEFPRLVIAPGDAEDAYLWSAAALNLAWKYQIPAFILSDKIVSESQYSLDLGLTGKAETARPAQLWNEQGDYHRYRHSDTGVSPLAYPPQRGQVIKADSYAHDATGITTEDPQITREMSDKRVLKAQSLARELEGYETVKLLGDERSRTCLLFWGSNKGVCKEAADSLGLRAVQVLVLWPFPENRLKDALRGVERLIAVECNATGQLATLCRQYGIDVDDRILKYDGRPFSLNDLEIELERREA